The Apodemus sylvaticus chromosome 5, mApoSyl1.1, whole genome shotgun sequence genome has a segment encoding these proteins:
- the LOC127684883 gene encoding olfactory receptor 4F4-like: MLSLQVMKEASSDTFFWNESTREANNSVVKEFIFVGLCDSQELQIFLFTFFFIFYAGIVFGNLLIVVTVTYDSHLHSPMYFLLANLSFIDLCLSSVTAPKMIADFFSKHKVISVHGCFAQIFLLHFFGGSEMVILVDMAFDRYVAICKPLSYTTIMCSNVCVGIVATAWGIGFLHSVSQLTFAVNLPFCGPNKIDSFYCDLPRVIKLACADTYSLNIMVIANSGMLTVCSFVLLIISYGIILMTIQRRPSDRSSKALSTLTAHITVVLLFFGPCIFIYAWPFPIKSLDKFLAVFYSVVTPLLNPIIYTLRNTEMKTAMRRLRQWNLKSG; encoded by the exons ATGCTGTCTCTTCAAGTTATGAAAGAG GCAAGTTCAGATACATTCTTCTGGAATGAATCAACAAGGGAAGCAAATAACTCTGTggtaaaagaatttatttttgttggacTCTGTGACTCTCAGGAACTTCAGatctttttgtttacattcttttttattttctatgcagGAATTGTGTTTGGAAACCTTCTTATTGTTGTGACTGTGACCTATGACTCCCACCTCCACTCTCCTATGTACTTCCTGTTGGCTAACCTCTCATTCATTGATCTGTGTCTGTCCTCTGTCACAGCACCAAAAATGATTGCTGATTTTTTCAGCAAACACAAAGTCATCTCTGTCCATGGCTGTTTTGCACAGATATTTCTTCTTCACTTTTTTGGAGGAAGTGAGATGGTGATCCTTGTAGACATGGCCTTTGACAGATATGTAGCAATTTGCAAGCCTCTAAGCTATACTACAATTATGTGCAGCAATGTATGTGTTGGTATTGTGGCTACTGCATGGGGAATTGGCTTCCTACACTCAGTGAGTCAATTGACCTTTGCAGTGAACTTACCCTTTTGTGGTCCCAATAAGATTGACAGCTTTTATTGTGACCTTCCAAGAGTAATCAAACTTGCCTGTGCAGACACTTACAGCTTAAACATCATGGTCATTGCCAACAGTGGTATGCttactgtgtgttcttttgttttgttaatcaTCTCCTATGGTATCATTCTAATGACCATCCAGCGCCGACCCTCTGATAGGTCATCTAAGGCTCTGTCTACCCTGACTGCTCATATCACAGTAGTTCTTCTGTTTTTTGGACCTTGCATCTTCATTTATGCCTGGCCCTTTCCCATCAAGTCATTAGATAAATTCCTTGCTGTATTTTATTCTGTGGTCACTCCTCTCTTGAACCCCATTATATACACACTGAGgaacacagaaatgaaaactgCCATGAGACGCCTGAGACAATGGAATTTAAAATCCGGATGA